ACAAATATGAGCATTTGGAACTGCTCTATTGGCTGAACCAGGCGCGACGGGATCTGTTGGTGCAAAATCCAGGCCACGACGGCAAGACCTTCGGCACCTTCGCGCTGCGATCTCCGGTGCGGCCCAACCCGATCGGGACGTCGATGGTGCGCTTGGAATCTATTGACGGGCAGGTGTTGAGCGTGCGGGGGCTGGATTGCCTTGATGGCACGCCGTTGATCGACATCAAGCCCAAACGCTGAGCTAGGCAGAACTATAGACCAGCTGCGCGGAACTGGAAGCCTCATTGACGTCGCAGCGTGATCAGTTGGGAGGACCCAGCCCGACCGATCAGAAAAGCATACACGCCGCGCCGTGCGTAGAACCTCCTCTAGACGATCTCAGAACTTGGCATACGCGGGGCCGACGGTTGGCCAAATAGTAGTCGCCATGCGTCCGAGCCATACTCTCACTTTGCTCCATGACCTGCCATTTGGTTGTCTCGGCATAGCTGTCGGCGCTCGCAGGCGCGCCACGCCAATCGCTGCGCGTGTCCGCTGCCGTAGGCGCATCTGACCACGCGGGCTCATGTTTGACCAATCTGGGCGGCGCTCTTCGGCCCATAACTGCGCGGCGAGTGCAAATCAT
This is a stretch of genomic DNA from Aquicoccus sp. G2-2. It encodes these proteins:
- the tsaA gene encoding tRNA (N6-threonylcarbamoyladenosine(37)-N6)-methyltransferase TrmO, whose translation is MTTNTSDIREHEVSLELPDADDAQLRFIGRIHTPWSMRTDCPRQGKLDGPICKVELFEPWGPALKGLDKYEHLELLYWLNQARRDLLVQNPGHDGKTFGTFALRSPVRPNPIGTSMVRLESIDGQVLSVRGLDCLDGTPLIDIKPKR